One Ammospiza caudacuta isolate bAmmCau1 chromosome 11, bAmmCau1.pri, whole genome shotgun sequence genomic window carries:
- the AMOTL2 gene encoding angiomotin-like protein 2 isoform X1: MRTAEDSNGTVLHRLIQEQLRYGNLTENRTLLAIQQQALRGGGGAGSPRSSLESLSPEESQMVQQSTRQEPQGQEHHSDHVYLENSVYRLCPPKGEELPTYEEAKAHSQLLASQRGAGTRAESGARRPDEGLKELKHGHVRSLSERLMRMSLERNGAKAQSPISASHSFPQLSRQLVPLRGQQPEGTEPRGPPPEYPYVIPAQDAYLAEPRACSREGPAFQHADIRVLPTSVPAAFLPLCPGALAPAGVEALVSAQAVSAGSRLARADAVLRDNERLQRDNERLRRELESCAEKASRIQKLESEIQRISEDYENLVKASSKREALEKAMRNKRDCEMRRLQDFNRDLKERLESANKQLASKNQENQESSQGSVAKLLAQSYEHQQEKEKLEREVSLLRSANEDQRRRAELLEQALGSAQARAAKAEAELRKKRAYVEKVERLQAALGQLQAACEKREQLELRLRTRLEQELKMLRAQQRQAGMASGGTPELSAHTLSEQLREREEKILALEADMTKWEQKYLEECTMRQFAMDAAATAAAQRDTTLISHSPRHSPNSSFNEDLLLASHKHQEMENRLKALHAQILEKDAVIKVLQQRSRRDPSKALQGSLRPAKSVPSIFAASATPSWPGAGQSDRSSEASSRGSTESPPAGKATAEGTAASTALPLPSHSKHGSKDGSTQTDGAAGSSEQGEGTTVLESSAAARALDLSDMVEILI; the protein is encoded by the exons ATGAGGACGGCGGAGGACTCGAACGGCACGGTGCTGCACCGGCtgatccaggagcagctgcgCTATGGGAATCTCACGGAGAACCGCACTCTGCTGGCCATCCAGCAGCAAGCCctgcgcggcggcggcggcgccggcagcccccgctcctCCCTGGAGAGCCTGAGCCCCGAGGAGAGCCAGATGGTGCAGCAATCCACGCGGCAGGAGCCGCAGGGCCAGGAGCATCACTCCGACCACGTCTACCTGGAGAACAGCGTCTACCGGCTGTGCCCGCCCAAGGGCGAGGAGCTGCCCACCTACGAGGAGGCCAAGGCGcattcccagctgctggcatCGCAGCGCGGAGCGGGGACGCGGGCCGAGAGCGGCGCCCGGCGCCCCGACGAGGGGCTCAAGGAGCTGAAGCACGGCCACGTGCGGTCGCTGAGCGAGCGGCTCATGCGGATGTCGCTGGAGAGGAACGGGGCCAAGGCGCAGAGCCCCATCAGCGCGTCGCACAGCTTCCCGCAGCTCTCCCGGCAGCTCGTCCCCCTGCGCGGGCAGCAGCCCGAGGGCACGGAGCCGCGGGGACCGCCCCCGGAGTATCCCTATGTCATACCGGCCCAGGACGCTTACCTGGCTGAGCCCCGAGCCTGCTCCCGGGAAGGTCCTGCATTTCAGCATGCTGACATCAG GGTGCTGCCCACCTCGGTGCCAGCCGCGTTCCTGCCGCTGTGCCCGGGCGCGCTGGCTCCGGCGGGCGTGGAGGCGCTGGTCAGCGCGCAGGCCGTGTCGGCCGGCAGCCGCCTGGCCCGGGCCGACGCCGTCCTGCGGGACAACGAGAGGCTGCAGCGGGACAACGAGAGGCTGCGGcgggagctggagagctgcGCCGAGAAGGCGAGCCGTATCCAGAAG CTGGAGAGCGAGATCCAGCGCATCTCGGAGGATTACGAAAACCTTGTCAAGGCGTCCTCCAAGCGGGAAGCCTTGGAGAAAGCCATGAGGAACAAGAGGGATTGTGAGATGCGACGGCTGCAGGATTTCAACCGAGACCTGAAAG AGCGGTTGGAATCTGCGAACAAGCAGCTGGCCAGCAAGAACCAGGAAAaccaggagagcagccagggcagcgtGGCCAAACTCCTGGCACAGA GCTATGAGCaccagcaggagaaggagaagctggagcgggaggtgtccctgctgcgCAGCGCCAACGAGGACCAGCGGCGgcgggcagagctgctggagcaggcgCTGGGCAGCGCCCAGGCGCGGGCGGCCAAGGCGGAGGCCGAGCTGCGGAAGAAGCGAGCCTACGTGGAGAAGGTGGAGcggctgcaggcagccctggggcagctccaggccGCCTGCGAGAAgcgggagcagctggagctgcggCTCCGCACccgcctggagcaggagctgaagaTGCTGCGGGCTCAGCAG AGGCAGGCGGGCATGGCCAGCGGGGGGACGCCGGAGCTGAGCGCCCACACGCTGTcggagcagctgagggagagggaggagaagaTCCTGGCGCTGGAGGCCGACATGACCAAGTGGGAGCAGAAGTACCTGGAGGAGTGCACCATGCGCCAGTTCGCCATGGACGCCGCGGCCACGGCGGCCGCCCAGCGTGACACCACCCTCATCAGCCACTCGCCACGGCACTCCCCCAACAGCAGCTTCAATGAGGACCTGCTCCTGGCCAGCCACAAGCACCAGGAGATGGAGAACAG GTTGAAAGCCCTTCATGCCCAGATCCTGGAGAAGGATGCTGTCATCAAGGTCCTGCAGCAGCGCTCGCGGAGGGACCCCAGCAAAGCCCTTCAGGGCTCCCTGCGGCCGGCCAAatctgtgccctccatcttcgCTGCCTCCGCCACCCCGAGCTGGCCAGGGGCTGGCCAGAGTGACCGGTCATCCGAGGCCAGCTCCCGTGGCAGCACAG AGTCTCCTCCAGCAGGCAAAGCCACCGCTGAAGGGACAGCAGCGTCCACTGCCCTTCCCTTGCCATCGCACTCCAAGCATGGCAGCAAGGACGGCAGCACGCAGACAGATGGAGCGGCCGGGAGCAGCGAGCAGGGCGAGGGCACCACAGTGCTGG agaGCTCGGCCGCTGCCAGGGCCCTGGACCTGTCTGACATGGTGGAGATCCTGATTTAA
- the SENP2 gene encoding sentrin-specific protease 2 isoform X1 yields the protein MYQWLLAVLRALRDAARQAPAPALALSPEPPRRKKPAPSVLSPVEDPEEIPAKRPKTECLSGTNKEPEEVSVAAKLPQKASSRSQETEERDDFSFSESEDEVVYISSDSSFVASAEDEDATEPDEMPCDTNPCMTEESPSSLCKRVPYLSLSRNNHIRAAPESPVTPRPPIKEPGPHSPGVSGTRRPLCAAEEDVQQAENKKYKELLSLFKEKYSGRLTSPRSARLNKVQTKEPGMTGSPLKEQKPRGASPPVPQRTSVKHGDVFSPQLPQRGVVISYYTPPEDSRGQGKREKRAASVGQREAEVPQRKLFQFHVTPVLSKDLFFVDSEPLPCLEKPGDDLAPLTEAMESEISAAFDSGEPEDILSRAFKLTVTREDICTLQPLGWLNDRIMNFYMGLLVERSKKEGYPAVYAFNTFFYSKLSSTSHKGVKKWTKGVDIFEHDVILVPIHLRIHWTLLVVDLREKTIKYFDSLGQKGDHICKTVLKYLEEESREKRNIELTASEWTLHSMGTEEIPQQNNGNDCGVFVCKFADFISRDKPIIFTPEHMPYFRRKMVWEIIHQQLLGDMHC from the exons ATGTACCAATGGCTGCTCGCGGTCCTCCGCGCCCTCCGCGACGCCGCCCGCcaggccccggccccggccctcGCCCTCAGCCCGGAGCCGCCGCGCCGAAAGAAACCGGCCCCCAG TGTTCTGTCACCTGTGGAAGATCCTGAGGAGATCCCTGCAAAGAGGCCAAAAACAG AATGTCTCTCTGGGACTAACAAGGAGCCTGAAGAGGTCTCTGTGGCTGCCAAGTTGCCACAGAAGGCATCAAGTAGAAGCCAGGAGACTGAAGAGAGAGATgacttttccttctctgaatcTGAAGATGAG GTTGTGTACATTTCTTCTGACTCTTCGTTTGTAGCATCTGCAGAGGATGAGGACGCAACAGAACCTG ACGAAATGCCTTGTGACACCAACCCGTGCATGACTGAGGAATCACCATCCTCTCTTTGTAAGAGAGTTCCATATCTGAG cctgagcaggaATAACCACATCCGAGCTGCTCCTGAGAGCCCTGTCACACCCAGGCCCCCCATTAAGGAGCCAGGTCCCCACTCTCCAGGAGTCAGTGGCACCAGGAGGCCTTTGTGTGCTGCTGAAGAG GATGTTCAGCaagcagaaaataagaaatacaaAGAGCTCTTGAGTCTGTTCAAAGAGAAATATTCTGGAAGACTTACTTCTCCACGATCAGCAAGACTCAACAA AGTTCAAACCAAGGAACCAGGGATGACTGGGAGTCCCCTGAAAGAGCAAAAACCCAGAGGTGCCTCTCCACCTGTGCCACAAAGGACCA GTGTCAAACATGGGGATGTTTTCAGCCCCCAGCTGCCTCAGAGGGGTGTTGTGATCAG TTACTACACACCCCCAGAAGACTCTCGTGGTCAGGGAAAACGAGAGAAACGAGCTGCTTCAGTG GGCCAGCGTGAAGCTGAAGTCCCCCAAAGAAAGTTGTTCCAGTTCCATGTGACACCTGTCCTGTCCAAAGACCTCTTCTTTGTGGACAGTGAGCCACTGCCATGCCTGGAAAAGCCAGGAGATGATCTGGCTCCACTGACAGAG GCCATGGAGAGTGAGATCTCTGCTGCCTTTGACAGTGGTGAGCCTGAGGACATCCTGAGCAGGGCCTTCAAGCTCACTGTCACCCGTGAGGACATCtgcaccctgcagcccctgggctggctcAACGACAGG ATCATGAATTTCTACATGGGTCTTCTTGTGGAAAGAAGCAAGAAGGAAGGATATCCAGCAGTCTATGCTTTTAATACCTTCTTTTATTCTAAGCTGAGCTCTACAAGCCACAAGGGAGTAAAGAAATGGACTAAAGGTGTGGATATCTTTGAGCACGATGTCATCTTGGTGCCTATTCACCTCAGAATTCACTGGACACTGCTG GTTGTAGACCTCCGAGAGAAAACCATCAAATACTTTGACTCCTTGGGACAGAAAGGAGACCACATTTGTAAAACTGTCTT aaaatacctggaagaggaaagcagggaaaaaagaaacatcGAATTGACTGCTTCTGAGTGGACTCTTCACAGCATGGGCACAGAG GAGATCCCTCAACAAAACAACGGAAATGACTGTGGAGTTTTTGTTTGCAAATTTGCCGATTTCATCTCCAGAGACAAACCCATCATCTTCACCCCG GAACACATGCCTTACTTCCGCAGGAAGATGGTGTGGGAAATAAtccatcagcagctgctgggagacaTGCACTGTTAG
- the AMOTL2 gene encoding angiomotin-like protein 2 isoform X3: MRTAEDSNGTVLHRLIQEQLRYGNLTENRTLLAIQQQALRGGGGAGSPRSSLESLSPEESQMVQQSTRQEPQGQEHHSDHVYLENSVYRLCPPKGEELPTYEEAKAHSQLLASQRGAGTRAESGARRPDEGLKELKHGHVRSLSERLMRMSLERNGAKAQSPISASHSFPQLSRQLVPLRGQQPEGTEPRGPPPEYPYVIPAQDAYLAEPRACSREGPAFQHADIRVLPTSVPAAFLPLCPGALAPAGVEALVSAQAVSAGSRLARADAVLRDNERLQRDNERLRRELESCAEKASRIQKLESEIQRISEDYENLVKASSKREALEKAMRNKRDCEMRRLQDFNRDLKERLESANKQLASKNQENQESSQGSVAKLLAQSYEHQQEKEKLEREVSLLRSANEDQRRRAELLEQALGSAQARAAKAEAELRKKRAYVEKVERLQAALGQLQAACEKREQLELRLRTRLEQELKMLRAQQRQAGMASGGTPELSAHTLSEQLREREEKILALEADMTKWEQKYLEECTMRQFAMDAAATAAAQRDTTLISHSPRHSPNSSFNEDLLLASHKHQEMENRLKALHAQILEKDAVIKVLQQRSRRDPSKALQGSLRPAKSVPSIFAASATPSWPGAGQSDRSSEASSRGSTGKATAEGTAASTALPLPSHSKHGSKDGSTQTDGAAGSSEQGEGTTVLESSAAARALDLSDMVEILI; the protein is encoded by the exons ATGAGGACGGCGGAGGACTCGAACGGCACGGTGCTGCACCGGCtgatccaggagcagctgcgCTATGGGAATCTCACGGAGAACCGCACTCTGCTGGCCATCCAGCAGCAAGCCctgcgcggcggcggcggcgccggcagcccccgctcctCCCTGGAGAGCCTGAGCCCCGAGGAGAGCCAGATGGTGCAGCAATCCACGCGGCAGGAGCCGCAGGGCCAGGAGCATCACTCCGACCACGTCTACCTGGAGAACAGCGTCTACCGGCTGTGCCCGCCCAAGGGCGAGGAGCTGCCCACCTACGAGGAGGCCAAGGCGcattcccagctgctggcatCGCAGCGCGGAGCGGGGACGCGGGCCGAGAGCGGCGCCCGGCGCCCCGACGAGGGGCTCAAGGAGCTGAAGCACGGCCACGTGCGGTCGCTGAGCGAGCGGCTCATGCGGATGTCGCTGGAGAGGAACGGGGCCAAGGCGCAGAGCCCCATCAGCGCGTCGCACAGCTTCCCGCAGCTCTCCCGGCAGCTCGTCCCCCTGCGCGGGCAGCAGCCCGAGGGCACGGAGCCGCGGGGACCGCCCCCGGAGTATCCCTATGTCATACCGGCCCAGGACGCTTACCTGGCTGAGCCCCGAGCCTGCTCCCGGGAAGGTCCTGCATTTCAGCATGCTGACATCAG GGTGCTGCCCACCTCGGTGCCAGCCGCGTTCCTGCCGCTGTGCCCGGGCGCGCTGGCTCCGGCGGGCGTGGAGGCGCTGGTCAGCGCGCAGGCCGTGTCGGCCGGCAGCCGCCTGGCCCGGGCCGACGCCGTCCTGCGGGACAACGAGAGGCTGCAGCGGGACAACGAGAGGCTGCGGcgggagctggagagctgcGCCGAGAAGGCGAGCCGTATCCAGAAG CTGGAGAGCGAGATCCAGCGCATCTCGGAGGATTACGAAAACCTTGTCAAGGCGTCCTCCAAGCGGGAAGCCTTGGAGAAAGCCATGAGGAACAAGAGGGATTGTGAGATGCGACGGCTGCAGGATTTCAACCGAGACCTGAAAG AGCGGTTGGAATCTGCGAACAAGCAGCTGGCCAGCAAGAACCAGGAAAaccaggagagcagccagggcagcgtGGCCAAACTCCTGGCACAGA GCTATGAGCaccagcaggagaaggagaagctggagcgggaggtgtccctgctgcgCAGCGCCAACGAGGACCAGCGGCGgcgggcagagctgctggagcaggcgCTGGGCAGCGCCCAGGCGCGGGCGGCCAAGGCGGAGGCCGAGCTGCGGAAGAAGCGAGCCTACGTGGAGAAGGTGGAGcggctgcaggcagccctggggcagctccaggccGCCTGCGAGAAgcgggagcagctggagctgcggCTCCGCACccgcctggagcaggagctgaagaTGCTGCGGGCTCAGCAG AGGCAGGCGGGCATGGCCAGCGGGGGGACGCCGGAGCTGAGCGCCCACACGCTGTcggagcagctgagggagagggaggagaagaTCCTGGCGCTGGAGGCCGACATGACCAAGTGGGAGCAGAAGTACCTGGAGGAGTGCACCATGCGCCAGTTCGCCATGGACGCCGCGGCCACGGCGGCCGCCCAGCGTGACACCACCCTCATCAGCCACTCGCCACGGCACTCCCCCAACAGCAGCTTCAATGAGGACCTGCTCCTGGCCAGCCACAAGCACCAGGAGATGGAGAACAG GTTGAAAGCCCTTCATGCCCAGATCCTGGAGAAGGATGCTGTCATCAAGGTCCTGCAGCAGCGCTCGCGGAGGGACCCCAGCAAAGCCCTTCAGGGCTCCCTGCGGCCGGCCAAatctgtgccctccatcttcgCTGCCTCCGCCACCCCGAGCTGGCCAGGGGCTGGCCAGAGTGACCGGTCATCCGAGGCCAGCTCCCGTGGCAGCACAG GCAAAGCCACCGCTGAAGGGACAGCAGCGTCCACTGCCCTTCCCTTGCCATCGCACTCCAAGCATGGCAGCAAGGACGGCAGCACGCAGACAGATGGAGCGGCCGGGAGCAGCGAGCAGGGCGAGGGCACCACAGTGCTGG agaGCTCGGCCGCTGCCAGGGCCCTGGACCTGTCTGACATGGTGGAGATCCTGATTTAA
- the AMOTL2 gene encoding angiomotin-like protein 2 isoform X2: MRTAEDSNGTVLHRLIQEQLRYGNLTENRTLLAIQQQALRGGGGAGSPRSSLESLSPEESQMVQQSTRQEPQGQEHHSDHVYLENSVYRLCPPKGEELPTYEEAKAHSQLLASQRGAGTRAESGARRPDEGLKELKHGHVRSLSERLMRMSLERNGAKAQSPISASHSFPQLSRQLVPLRGQQPEGTEPRGPPPEYPYVIPAQDAYLAEPRACSREGPAFQHADIRVLPTSVPAAFLPLCPGALAPAGVEALVSAQAVSAGSRLARADAVLRDNERLQRDNERLRRELESCAEKASRIQKLESEIQRISEDYENLVKASSKREALEKAMRNKRDCEMRRLQDFNRDLKERLESANKQLASKNQENQESSQGSVAKLLAQSYEHQQEKEKLEREVSLLRSANEDQRRRAELLEQALGSAQARAAKAEAELRKKRAYVEKVERLQAALGQLQAACEKREQLELRLRTRLEQELKMLRAQQRQAGMASGGTPELSAHTLSEQLREREEKILALEADMTKWEQKYLEECTMRQFAMDAAATAAAQRDTTLISHSPRHSPNSSFNEDLLLASHKHQEMENRLKALHAQILEKDAVIKVLQQRSRRDPSKALQGSLRPAKSVPSIFAASATPSWPGAGQSDRSSEASSRGSTAGKATAEGTAASTALPLPSHSKHGSKDGSTQTDGAAGSSEQGEGTTVLESSAAARALDLSDMVEILI; encoded by the exons ATGAGGACGGCGGAGGACTCGAACGGCACGGTGCTGCACCGGCtgatccaggagcagctgcgCTATGGGAATCTCACGGAGAACCGCACTCTGCTGGCCATCCAGCAGCAAGCCctgcgcggcggcggcggcgccggcagcccccgctcctCCCTGGAGAGCCTGAGCCCCGAGGAGAGCCAGATGGTGCAGCAATCCACGCGGCAGGAGCCGCAGGGCCAGGAGCATCACTCCGACCACGTCTACCTGGAGAACAGCGTCTACCGGCTGTGCCCGCCCAAGGGCGAGGAGCTGCCCACCTACGAGGAGGCCAAGGCGcattcccagctgctggcatCGCAGCGCGGAGCGGGGACGCGGGCCGAGAGCGGCGCCCGGCGCCCCGACGAGGGGCTCAAGGAGCTGAAGCACGGCCACGTGCGGTCGCTGAGCGAGCGGCTCATGCGGATGTCGCTGGAGAGGAACGGGGCCAAGGCGCAGAGCCCCATCAGCGCGTCGCACAGCTTCCCGCAGCTCTCCCGGCAGCTCGTCCCCCTGCGCGGGCAGCAGCCCGAGGGCACGGAGCCGCGGGGACCGCCCCCGGAGTATCCCTATGTCATACCGGCCCAGGACGCTTACCTGGCTGAGCCCCGAGCCTGCTCCCGGGAAGGTCCTGCATTTCAGCATGCTGACATCAG GGTGCTGCCCACCTCGGTGCCAGCCGCGTTCCTGCCGCTGTGCCCGGGCGCGCTGGCTCCGGCGGGCGTGGAGGCGCTGGTCAGCGCGCAGGCCGTGTCGGCCGGCAGCCGCCTGGCCCGGGCCGACGCCGTCCTGCGGGACAACGAGAGGCTGCAGCGGGACAACGAGAGGCTGCGGcgggagctggagagctgcGCCGAGAAGGCGAGCCGTATCCAGAAG CTGGAGAGCGAGATCCAGCGCATCTCGGAGGATTACGAAAACCTTGTCAAGGCGTCCTCCAAGCGGGAAGCCTTGGAGAAAGCCATGAGGAACAAGAGGGATTGTGAGATGCGACGGCTGCAGGATTTCAACCGAGACCTGAAAG AGCGGTTGGAATCTGCGAACAAGCAGCTGGCCAGCAAGAACCAGGAAAaccaggagagcagccagggcagcgtGGCCAAACTCCTGGCACAGA GCTATGAGCaccagcaggagaaggagaagctggagcgggaggtgtccctgctgcgCAGCGCCAACGAGGACCAGCGGCGgcgggcagagctgctggagcaggcgCTGGGCAGCGCCCAGGCGCGGGCGGCCAAGGCGGAGGCCGAGCTGCGGAAGAAGCGAGCCTACGTGGAGAAGGTGGAGcggctgcaggcagccctggggcagctccaggccGCCTGCGAGAAgcgggagcagctggagctgcggCTCCGCACccgcctggagcaggagctgaagaTGCTGCGGGCTCAGCAG AGGCAGGCGGGCATGGCCAGCGGGGGGACGCCGGAGCTGAGCGCCCACACGCTGTcggagcagctgagggagagggaggagaagaTCCTGGCGCTGGAGGCCGACATGACCAAGTGGGAGCAGAAGTACCTGGAGGAGTGCACCATGCGCCAGTTCGCCATGGACGCCGCGGCCACGGCGGCCGCCCAGCGTGACACCACCCTCATCAGCCACTCGCCACGGCACTCCCCCAACAGCAGCTTCAATGAGGACCTGCTCCTGGCCAGCCACAAGCACCAGGAGATGGAGAACAG GTTGAAAGCCCTTCATGCCCAGATCCTGGAGAAGGATGCTGTCATCAAGGTCCTGCAGCAGCGCTCGCGGAGGGACCCCAGCAAAGCCCTTCAGGGCTCCCTGCGGCCGGCCAAatctgtgccctccatcttcgCTGCCTCCGCCACCCCGAGCTGGCCAGGGGCTGGCCAGAGTGACCGGTCATCCGAGGCCAGCTCCCGTGGCAGCACAG CAGGCAAAGCCACCGCTGAAGGGACAGCAGCGTCCACTGCCCTTCCCTTGCCATCGCACTCCAAGCATGGCAGCAAGGACGGCAGCACGCAGACAGATGGAGCGGCCGGGAGCAGCGAGCAGGGCGAGGGCACCACAGTGCTGG agaGCTCGGCCGCTGCCAGGGCCCTGGACCTGTCTGACATGGTGGAGATCCTGATTTAA
- the SENP2 gene encoding sentrin-specific protease 2 isoform X2, whose translation MVPAHMLTIVLPAAMAEAHGCLLLCGIVLSPVEDPEEIPAKRPKTECLSGTNKEPEEVSVAAKLPQKASSRSQETEERDDFSFSESEDEVVYISSDSSFVASAEDEDATEPDEMPCDTNPCMTEESPSSLCKRVPYLSLSRNNHIRAAPESPVTPRPPIKEPGPHSPGVSGTRRPLCAAEEDVQQAENKKYKELLSLFKEKYSGRLTSPRSARLNKVQTKEPGMTGSPLKEQKPRGASPPVPQRTSVKHGDVFSPQLPQRGVVISYYTPPEDSRGQGKREKRAASVGQREAEVPQRKLFQFHVTPVLSKDLFFVDSEPLPCLEKPGDDLAPLTEAMESEISAAFDSGEPEDILSRAFKLTVTREDICTLQPLGWLNDRIMNFYMGLLVERSKKEGYPAVYAFNTFFYSKLSSTSHKGVKKWTKGVDIFEHDVILVPIHLRIHWTLLVVDLREKTIKYFDSLGQKGDHICKTVLKYLEEESREKRNIELTASEWTLHSMGTEEIPQQNNGNDCGVFVCKFADFISRDKPIIFTPEHMPYFRRKMVWEIIHQQLLGDMHC comes from the exons ATGGTGCCTGCCCACATGTTAACCATTGTGCTGCCGGCGGCGATGGCCGAAGCCCATGggtgcctgctgctctgtgggat TGTTCTGTCACCTGTGGAAGATCCTGAGGAGATCCCTGCAAAGAGGCCAAAAACAG AATGTCTCTCTGGGACTAACAAGGAGCCTGAAGAGGTCTCTGTGGCTGCCAAGTTGCCACAGAAGGCATCAAGTAGAAGCCAGGAGACTGAAGAGAGAGATgacttttccttctctgaatcTGAAGATGAG GTTGTGTACATTTCTTCTGACTCTTCGTTTGTAGCATCTGCAGAGGATGAGGACGCAACAGAACCTG ACGAAATGCCTTGTGACACCAACCCGTGCATGACTGAGGAATCACCATCCTCTCTTTGTAAGAGAGTTCCATATCTGAG cctgagcaggaATAACCACATCCGAGCTGCTCCTGAGAGCCCTGTCACACCCAGGCCCCCCATTAAGGAGCCAGGTCCCCACTCTCCAGGAGTCAGTGGCACCAGGAGGCCTTTGTGTGCTGCTGAAGAG GATGTTCAGCaagcagaaaataagaaatacaaAGAGCTCTTGAGTCTGTTCAAAGAGAAATATTCTGGAAGACTTACTTCTCCACGATCAGCAAGACTCAACAA AGTTCAAACCAAGGAACCAGGGATGACTGGGAGTCCCCTGAAAGAGCAAAAACCCAGAGGTGCCTCTCCACCTGTGCCACAAAGGACCA GTGTCAAACATGGGGATGTTTTCAGCCCCCAGCTGCCTCAGAGGGGTGTTGTGATCAG TTACTACACACCCCCAGAAGACTCTCGTGGTCAGGGAAAACGAGAGAAACGAGCTGCTTCAGTG GGCCAGCGTGAAGCTGAAGTCCCCCAAAGAAAGTTGTTCCAGTTCCATGTGACACCTGTCCTGTCCAAAGACCTCTTCTTTGTGGACAGTGAGCCACTGCCATGCCTGGAAAAGCCAGGAGATGATCTGGCTCCACTGACAGAG GCCATGGAGAGTGAGATCTCTGCTGCCTTTGACAGTGGTGAGCCTGAGGACATCCTGAGCAGGGCCTTCAAGCTCACTGTCACCCGTGAGGACATCtgcaccctgcagcccctgggctggctcAACGACAGG ATCATGAATTTCTACATGGGTCTTCTTGTGGAAAGAAGCAAGAAGGAAGGATATCCAGCAGTCTATGCTTTTAATACCTTCTTTTATTCTAAGCTGAGCTCTACAAGCCACAAGGGAGTAAAGAAATGGACTAAAGGTGTGGATATCTTTGAGCACGATGTCATCTTGGTGCCTATTCACCTCAGAATTCACTGGACACTGCTG GTTGTAGACCTCCGAGAGAAAACCATCAAATACTTTGACTCCTTGGGACAGAAAGGAGACCACATTTGTAAAACTGTCTT aaaatacctggaagaggaaagcagggaaaaaagaaacatcGAATTGACTGCTTCTGAGTGGACTCTTCACAGCATGGGCACAGAG GAGATCCCTCAACAAAACAACGGAAATGACTGTGGAGTTTTTGTTTGCAAATTTGCCGATTTCATCTCCAGAGACAAACCCATCATCTTCACCCCG GAACACATGCCTTACTTCCGCAGGAAGATGGTGTGGGAAATAAtccatcagcagctgctgggagacaTGCACTGTTAG